The DNA window gacctacgcttagcaagttttggtcaatgttaggtacataaagaacatctgatattaatttgatacctgaacacgttgaaattgcaatagttccttttccttttatagGAATATAGCCACCATTCCCAATTCTGACCTTTGAGACATTAGTTGGCTTCAAATCCTTGAATAAAGTCTTATCATATGTCATGTGGTTCGTACAACCACTATCAATCAACCAACTTTCACTTGATTCAGTACTCAAGgttgataatttttctttttatccttacctttgttttggttgtttgcactATTTTCGCTGCTTGCTGGCTGGttcttcttgaaaaaatcctttttgcTTTCATCAACTTCATGATGTTTGGTGGGCAAAgcatgtgacaccctctacccctcacatatatattaataaaggaataaaaattcaaatattaattaaaagtatttttaaaacatttttaaatacaagcttttcaaatgggtaaaaggctcacattcactttcttctacatcatattcaaacttgtccaaataaataataaagtcatctcaaCACAAAGTAGGTCATCTaagtttcatacaattaatatagaacctatatcctaatgtcacatcctatcaaagcGTGGTGTtctcgtgtcctctagcatgaggttcttcatagtcatccacctattcatctgctcccccgaacacaaagttcaatatcatcacaggatccaaacacaaatagcaaaccgggagtgagttatcacatttctaactactagagagaaacaacacaacatatagtagccaaatacaatttacttagcatatctcacattatttcatcactttgcctttcatcaatcacacttttcatccatcaatcacacctttcaatcatcaatcacaatacacaggaatcacacactccgatcaagacataataacacatcaatttcataataaacaattagcaagcgtatgcaacagttatgctaagactcaagcttatatgcaatgtggtaccatgtcagtgaaaaacctcggcgggcgcctaggagtacatgacaagacaagcCACACAatagtaagtcaagtcactctcactaggtaatatcatagggagaccagtcagggtcacagtgttttgcgagaattttccaaccatatgagatcaacataggcttaaaggagcactcaaaccgtgtgacccccaaggcctacactccgaagagtccgtcagggcctctccctcctgattcaggtccaaccaagaaaatattttagcacacagactctatctatgaactgtacaaaacacatgacttctcaattgttctcaaaataaatttaactcgtcgtcctttaagggtcttatcattaactcgtcgcccttaaagggacttaacattaactcgtcgccctaaaaggaacttaacatcaactcgtcgccctaaaagggacttagcattaactcgtcgcccttgaagggacttatgatcgtgtgattgtacaattcatagttcacaactcaatgcacatatatatctcaatcgtATACATActtaatttatcacatacacttaatcccaatcacaatggtataatctcaatttaacatgttatcacacctcatgaatcatgtgcactttacctatgaaaaattataattcaataaacatcccaaaataaacccaaatttagttctctaaagatccctacacatgttcattctaactcccaattgcgataaactcatcccttacctctgagcggactcacgtgtcttcagctagCGATAGTAACATTTCTAGCGGTTCCCTtagattccttcagttattcctccgactgttccgatagaattcccaaacgccaaagagacggagaagagattgaaacctccacttgtactgtcttcatgcgattcctttttctcccaccacgaatattatctcaaaaatcccaatggtggaactgtgcgcaattgaatttctaacaacatatccaaatttcatgaatatccaacggttaacgaattcgggatcgtagttttaccgagacagttttggatttctgcagaaaaataaaaggctacaacgcgaagggttttcctctaagctcagacataatatcaaaattcccaacggtgagaatgctcgtaATTGGGTTGCAAACgtggtgttcaaatttcacaatgatccaacggtgaatgagcccgagatcgtcatttttctaagacaggtttggtgagctatgggaaaaagaaaggattttgagaggagaatgggaaaaacgaaaatgaggccaaagaGAGGCatctgacttaacataactatttatacctaggtactcagcctattatttgctctatatttatttatttattttataaaaacaaactctattttattttctatcaaacaaataaatgaaataccctttttattttctctcaaatcattattttaattaataattatatcttcttatttatttatttataaaatctcatcatttttctaaaactttatttatttataaataacaatcctttttaatctagattacaaaaattgaGATGTTACAAAGTACCTTCGACAACACGATCTTGCCTCATCAACCTTCGCTGCTCTTGAGCTTGCAGGGCATGTAGCACTTCTGCCAATGTGATTTTTGACAGATCCTTTGTGTTCTCCAATGAAGTTATAGATGCTTCATACCTCTCTGGCACCGTTACCAAAATTTTCTCTACAATTCTCGAATCAGCAAAATCACTTCCCAACAACTTTATCTTGTTAGCAATACCCAATAATTTGTTTGAGTATTCTTCGATTGTCTCTGACTCTTGCATCCTTTGAAGCTCAAATTCCCTCCTTAAATTCAGCACTTGCATGCTTCGTATTCTATCATCTCCAGCGTATTCCTCTTTCAGATAATCCCAAATTGCTTTGGGTGATTTAAGAGTCATGATTCTGATGAATATCATTTGTGAAACACCAGTGAACAAACATGACCTcgcctttgccttcttcatctttctttccttgtgatttttaatttgggccatggtgggattttcaggcagtggatatatttcataatcctCTTCCACAGTATCCCACAAATCCAAAGACTCCATGTAGGATTGCATTTTCACTTCCCAAAGATCATAATTCTCtccatcaaagattggaagagttatgtggATATAACTTGCTTCACCTTCCATGGTACAGGATCCCGTAAGAATAAGGCTCtcgataccaattgttggtttTGAGGAGGAAATTATCAAAAACAGAGGAGAGTAGAGAGACAATACGTATGCAAaggaaatagaattattctattctaattcaaattgttctcaacagcgatacaataaatagtaaaagataaactaattagataacaagatattagcaaaacaaaatattaaaactaacttgctccttaaagataaGGGGAGCCACTTATTGActaggctaatccattaaaactgacttattcctaaaatataggaaatcaacttatatactaaatcctattttaaaaattgaaaaataaaatattatgcagttatAAAAGTATATCTCCAACATATTTCTTAATTGATGggaaaagaacaaaacaaagtCCTCTAAAGGTTTCCCCCTCACGAAGGATTTTTCCTTTCACAGCAAACTAATGTTCAATTTACGAATGGTAACCGGCAGATCTGAATGAATTTCCTTACCTTAagtcttcctatttttttgtCACTAACTAACTCTAAAACTAATATTCTAATTATCCTTAATTAACTCCCCCTTCCTACGGTCCTAATGGTAACCTTTTTTGAATTGGACTTTTCTGTATCTATTGGTTTATTTCCTGGTTGATTTCTAGAGTGCAGTTACCTCTGAAGAAGTCGgacatttaatcataatttttgtcattttttaaattctgaTTTTAATGTGATTATGCAGCAAACAGCATAACTTTTTTATATCCTGTTGGCACTTTTCCTGCTGATTTTGTATGGTAATATCTTACCGATATGGGACATACACTGCTGgttggtttaattatttttgaagaATATTATTGATGTGTATCTATGAGCAGGGTGGTAGCTGTAAGAATTTTAAAACCTTTTAATAACAGCtgatttgaaattcttttgttTAAATGCAGAATGATAACCAACCATTAGTACCTGTCCATAATTCACACGGGATTGCTCTTTCCCAAATCTGCCCGAACAACTTGAATGGAAATGTTTTGACATAAGttctatttgatttgatttgatttttttgttgggtggtggtggtggttagCATTGAAGTTTTAAAGTTATGAATACTATTGTATTATTGTCTATGCCACAACTAGGGTTACCTTGAATTTTTCACATTCTGGTTGTACATTATTGTTTTGTTTGGCACAATCACAAGTATCTTAACCATTTTTGAGTTCTGGTGAAGGCCACTTGATCTTTGTGATACAAATCAAACAAGCCCAGATGTCCTGTCTCTTGGGTATCAAGGCTCTCTTGCTGGTGGTTTACCAATGTCAAATCATAGTTCTGTTTCATCTGTGCATCCTTCAGCTGGGCTAAATTCATCACTTCCATCATCTTCTGGTATTGGTCTTAGCAATAACTTAACATCATCTGGTCCATTGGCAGCCCCTGCCAGGTTAGCACATTTTATAACTGGAGATTCTTGCTATgcaattattaaatacacataaTTAGTTATTCAATGCTAGGGACTGCATGTGTTTTCAGGGATAGTAGATATGGAGTTTCACGAACTCCACCTTTATCAGTTGACGAACAGAAGAGAATACAACAATATAATCAGATGATATCTAGCAGAAACATGCCGCAATCTACCATGTCTGTTCCTGGATCTCTTTCAGGAAGTGATCTTGGTGGTGTGCGAATGTTGCCTGGTGGAAATGGTATGGGCATGTTGGGGTGGGATTAACAGAAGCATTAGACCAGGGTTTCAGGGAGTGCCATCATCATCTATGCTTAGTTCTGGAGGCATGCCTTCTTCTAGTATGGTGGGGATTCCAAGCCCTGTAAATATGCATGCTGGAGTTGGTGCTGGACAAGGAAACTCAATGCTGAGACCTCGGGAGACTGTACATATGATGAGGGTGAGAAGTGCTCTGGTTCTCTCTTCGAATTTAATTGGTTCTATTGGTGATAATTAACATTTTGGGGTTGGAATTTCTGCTTTTGGCTATGAAACTTAATATCCATCCAATTTAGCATCCCAGTTATTACAATGTTTCCAATAGTTTCTCAACTTGGTTGGGCAATAAGTTCATAGCAAGTCAGTtctattttgattgatcttgcCTTTGTGCATCAATTAACATTTATGGTGATcctatttattttaaccaatGATTTTTCTTACAATTAGATATGTTTCTTACAATTTTTGTCATCAGACTcttcaacatattttaaaattttacgagatatatttaagaaaaaaaaaaaaagttagatatGTTTTTCAATATTTATGGCCCTGTGCTCTGCACAGTATTTAGTTtgggaaaataattatatttattttatatcatatccattttaataactaaagaataatgtttttttataaatactaaaaactattatttgagtatataataatttaagaatataatatattttataattactacgtaaaaatagttttataaattgaattaatAGAGTAGATGGAAAAAATTGCGTAACAGTgaggaaattttgcaattttttttactaaattacataaaagttttacaataagaaatttttcagtaaaaaaaattataaagtttttaaaatattatgacaatgaagtaaaaaaactataaacaaataataaataaaatgctccccaaatttaattggaatgaaaaaaatagaaataagaatttaaatttgctGATAAAACAATCTTCAATAAATCTTTAGTTAGGCGAGAAGAGACAGAATATAGGgaaaatttttcatattaaaattattatgataataaacTAGAGAAAGGTTcgacaattaaaatgaaatatatatatatatatatatatatatatatatatatatatcttagcaATTCAAATATCAAAATACTTTCACGCAAAAAGTTCATACATGTGTAcatgtttttaatgtttaacAATTCAGATGTTAATATGTTTTCTCATAAAAATACTGCTATACGGTATGAAATTCTAAAGTACGAAAAACAAGAAAGATgatgcataattatttaaagaaaaataaataaaacttcaatAGATAAATCTTTTGTAATAAAATTCTGCTTATCTTGGTAGCTATCTAtattacccaaatcaaataaacaaaagCTAATAAGAATTACTGCTGGTAAATGCtacatttttcttgttttggtagtGCCGCATATTGCCTCTTCAAAACTTTCAATTCTTTCGAatcttttttttgaaaatttgaggTCTGCTTTAATTTGCTTCTTAGTTGTTTAACATTTTGACAACATTTCACAAATGAAAGTTAGAACAATAatgatttgattcattttagaatttaaagCTTTCTCTAGTTTATTATCATAAGACCCCACAAGAAAGCTTTCATGGTGATCCCTACAAATTTCTCTAAACCCTGCctaagatggtttttccaaAAGTCGACTTAGAATCTATagaatttaagataatttttctaattacaatcttagaatttaaaaaaaattaaaaaaacctacagtaatatttttttatcaaataaaaactcACCATAATTGACTATAGAATTTACAAatcatatttgataaaaatcgtCTCTCTTCCCAACATGATGATATTTTGTtactcaataaaattaattttaaattcatgattgatttggtgaaaaaaatcttaaaacttaaaagaaagtcacatTTTCCCCCTAATTATGCCatgcaataatattaaaaaattcaaatgaaattttaaattaaattatatatgaagattattttaatttctgatgATACgctaatcttaattattttactttaccaGAACTTCTTAATATCAAATATAGataatatttctataaaaaaaaaattaacatcgaataaatatatatacatataagctTAATTTATCAACTTACGTTGcatgtaaatataaaaacaattatcaaaatttaaatattactttaaCTATATGCACAAAAAATTGGTgaacaaaaatcattcaaaattattatatatgtacttGTCATAATTGAGAAAGAATTGTAATAAAtgcatagaaagaaaaaagagcttttaatttcatttagacATAGTTTGCAAGAAGGCGGAAAATAAATGATGCAAACTTAAGGATATTCATCATTTAGTTACTGGCTTTTCTTGTATAAAATCCAACCTTGGAAAAGAATACCATACATTACACGCatagaaatttaattaatacagTACAAAATGAACATaacaacaaaagaaattgaCATGCTAACAAGAAAACTATGAAAATATTGGTGGCAACAGTATATAAGTATGACATACTACATATAAGACCTTCTATTTTATAGTTAAGCCTTATCCCTAAACATAGAtactaaccatttatttaagttttaaaaattgcaaGTATTCACTATTAATTTTTTGGCAATCAACACAAACATTCCACCAATcaccaaatataaaatacagctacactactaaaaaaaaggctttttacgacggttaaTTAGTGCATTTAACGACGGTTATCAACCGTCATTGTTTAAAACATCGTTAAAacgattattaactaataaccgtctttgtatgCTATGTCAGAgtttacattcaaagacggttatttgctaataaccgtctttgaactGTGTGTCAAATaggcattcaaagacggttattagctaataaccgtctttgaaaggtaTGTTAGACTTTACcatcaaagacggttattaacaaataaccgtctttgaaagtcgTGTCAAAATAGACATTTAAAGACGGTTATTTGCTAATAACTGTCTTTAAATACTGtgtctttcaaagacggttaatTGTTATTAACCGTCTTTAAATGTTGTACCAAATTTTAGATGGAGCAGTACAATAAACAGGTTTACCACAAATAACCATATATGCTGAATCATTGTCAACCAGTTTCAACTATTAgtatgtgtttaataatcataattatcttaaaaattcatATGAACTGAATCAAGGGACTGAACATGGAAAGCAGTGGACTCCGATAATAACTCAGTTTTAACCATAACATCCAAAAAGGGTTCAGTTTCAAAAATCTAATCATAGCAACCTACAAAAAGCTAAAAATACAACTACAGATGCTAATTACATTAAAATGTtgtgtatatttatatttatatgtttaattagcataaaatatttaatgttgctTAGTACAGTGTGATTTCCAAGGAAAACATTGTAGGTTATTGCAAGATTCTGTCCATTTACTAGTGCAGGCGCCTCCAACCCCATCACAACACTTGCATACAACTCCAAGTGTTGCAAAAATCTTTGAGTACCCTGCAATTACATCacataataaatcaataaacaGCCAAAAAGAATTTAACTAGAATGAACTAATAAAATCATAGATTGTTATATATagtaataacttttttatatgaaaaaatctGTTGGagatattaaaaaatctaactgatcatattaaaaaaatcagtgCTAGTTGGTATACATAATAAgagtatattaatttttatgataattattttaaaaattatatctaagagaaattctaattaattaatggtaTAATTATCTTTGTATTAAAAATTGGACACCGCAACAAAATCAACTAGCACTGATTTTGTTAACCTGCATGTGCAAATCCTCTGATTTTGTTAACTTGTTAaacattctttaatttttattatttctattgttTTCTAGTACACCAGTACACCCGTTTCTCCTTCACGAggattgaaaatattatttatcttaaatattaatatagatttatgttttatattaacaaaataaaagcaaaactcATTATGTACTGAGTTTTAAAGAATGAGAAATTAACTTGTTAAGATTCTtttctaaaatgttttttatttctcccatttattatattttaaaaagtatattttaccatatactttaataaattatatatctatAATTGACAACAATAATTAAGTCAAGTATatataggatatatatatatatatatatatatatataattatcatatgaaaaaattaatatagtttTTCAAATATCTTTTAAAGTCGTCTATGCtagaaaattaagaatatacttattattttattttaaataacaaattataattaataagtaaaGTCATTTCAGAAGGGAGTGAGAAGATATGGAAGTGGCAATGATTACCGCAGCAAGTAGACCAATCTCCACAGATGCAAACAGTACTCCAAAGAATGCTCCAGCGCATGCAAGAAAGTCTATCTTATCAACCTTCCAAATTTTGTAAGCTTCACTGAGGTCAATGAGTCCTGGTAGGGCAGAGAGAATCACAGAAGCAAGAATAGTTGTTggagtataaattaaaaatgaaatggaaaataattaggtttgacaaaaaaaatagataggGAATGAATATGGTAACTTCGTATATTGTATTAATTAAGTTGAGggtttcatatataattataattataattggttACTCACAGTAAGGGCAACGACAGCAACCACTAGTCCAATTTTGGCCACTTCTCCAATGTAGGGGTTGTTGAAGTCTAACTGATGGATGGAGCTTggattcaaccccccttttacATGTTTCACAATTTTAACTCCATTTTTATCAGCTCTTGTGATAAACACAATTAGAGTTGACACAACAACAGATACAAGAGGAGAGATTGATGCCAACCAGAAtagtttcttcttccttttaccCTGCCAATTAATTAgcacaaattaatttcaaactaGAGGGAATTGAACAAAGACATAGTAATATTTAAGAGTTGGTTCAGTTATATCGCCTACCAAAAATCTCGTCGTTAGGATGAAGACCAAGAACGAGCATCCCAAGATAAAATTTCGAGGGTTCCACTGTAATTCAACATATATGTTAGCATTGATGATATGCGTATGCAtgatgaaattatatttattagttctaggaaattttaataattacattTCTTGTGCCTGTTTAATTTGGAAGctaattagttattattttacctttccACTAATAAATGGATGCAGAATATgagtgattatttttttaaaaagttatcaaaaaaaagtaaataataatatttttaaaaataaatcaaattaaacacgTACCTAATCCatcagatttttttaattaaggggacaataaacaaacaaacagaaaacaactacatgttttttaatcattaaacttatgcttaataatatttataattaaatttattataataaatgtaCTGAATGGTGAATTGGAATCTGGTTCCAAAACTATTGCAGCATGGGATAGGAAATCCACAAGGAACCCAAGTCTGTTAAATTTTAATGGATGGCAAAGTTAAAAAAGATCACTCTCAACCTTATGGgaaacttataaaatataatgatagGAATATGAGCATAGTATGTTAATTAATTGTTCACCTGAGGAGTCCGAAGGAAGTCTGAAAGATACCAGCAAAGAGAGTAGCAAGCAAAATCAGCTTTGTATAACCCACTGGATCAGTAGCAGGGTCTACTAATTTCTCCATCATTGAGGATAACAAAAGAGAAACCACTGCCACTGGACCAATTGCTATCTCCCTCGAGGTTCCCATTACAGCATAGATAAGTGGTGGTACCACACTtgtatctaaatcattttatttcacaAATTAGTAATAAACCAATATCGAGtactaaatttattatttaaaaaaggcATCATATGGAATGAAAAACAATTGTAATGATAATAAGTAGGAAAAAAGAAGTGGCTTACAAAGGCCATATTGAGGATCAAGATGTGCCAAGGTGGCATACCCAATGCTCtgcattgaaaattgaaaacatcacacaacaAGCAGAAATAGTTCTATATCAATTGCAAGTGGTAGCTtagcttaattatatataaattaattataataacataTGCAATATGTATACCTGGGGAATACAAAGACTAGCAATAGTGAGACCTGCAAGAAGATCTTTCCTGAACTTAGTAGCAGTGTAGTTTCTGCCCCAAGCAAGAATTGGAAAAACCACCTGCAGAACTGAAAGGAGGAGTGTGGTGCAGGGTTGATCTATGAGAGAGGAAAGTTTATGTTTATAGTGGGAGATAGTTTTGCTCACAGAATCTGCAACCACACGCCATGGACTTGGGGGCTCATGAGCGTTAAGCACCCACTGAGACCTTATATCCTTCGCGTTCTTCTCAATGTCAACCTGCATGTGCAAATCCTCTGATTTGCAGGTTTCCATAGCTGAAGAAGCCATGTTGAAGTGTTTGGGAGAACTTTGTCTCGTGAAAAACTGACCAACTACATTCTCATGTGATGTGACTTACCTGTGAATTGCAAAGCTATGAAGTTGAAGGACTTGGGGTTAGAAAGCACCTTAAATAACGCAACAAAAGGCCTGCTTCATTTTCACaccaatatatataaaaaaatacatatatatatataa is part of the Glycine soja cultivar W05 unplaced genomic scaffold, ASM419377v2 tig00025808_1_pilon, whole genome shotgun sequence genome and encodes:
- the LOC114404358 gene encoding sulfate transporter 2.1-like yields the protein MASSAMETCKSEDLHMQVDIEKNAKDIRSQWVLNAHEPPSPWRVVADSVSKTISHYKHKLSSLIDQPCTTLLLSVLQVVFPILAWGRNYTATKFRKDLLAGLTIASLCIPQSIGYATLAHLDPQYGLYTSVVPPLIYAVMGTSREIAIGPVAVVSLLLSSMMEKLVDPATDPVGYTKLILLATLFAGIFQTSFGLLRLGFLVDFLSHAAIVLEPDSNSPFMEPSKFYLGMLVLGLHPNDEIFGRRYN
- the LOC114404359 gene encoding chromatin modification-related protein EAF1 B-like, with the translated sequence MEEDTLKSHFDKIIKIGQKQRYHRNQNDNQPLVPVHNSHGIALSQICPNNLNGNVLTPLDLCDTNQTSPDVLSLGYQGSLAGGLPMSNHSSVSSVHPSAGLNSSLPSSSGIGLSNNLTSSGPLAAPARDSRYGVSRTPPLSVDEQKRIQQYNQMISSRNMPQSTMSVPGSLSGSDLGGVRMLPGGNGMGMLGWD